AATTAGCTGAAAGTAAGGATGGAGCTATAATTTTTTTCATATTTATAGGATTTAAAAGCAAGCGGAGCGAGCGTTCTCTAGAGATATTTTTTTTTATGAAATCATCGTTTCACTAATTCCAGTATTAGAAAATCCTCCATCATGATACAAGTTTTGCATCGTTACTTTTCTTGTTAAATCTGAAAAAAGTGTAATTATATAGTTAGCACAATCTTCTGCGGAAGCGTTTCCTAATGGAGATATTTTTTCAGATAAAATAAAAAATTCATCAAAACCTTTGATAGCTTTTGCTGCTCTTGTGAGACTAGGAGATTGTGATACAGTATTTACCCTAACCTTTTCTTTAATCCCCCAATGATAACCAAAATTACGTGTAATACTTTCTAAATAAGACTTATAATCAGACATATCTCCATAATGTGGAAAACTTCGTTGAGAAGCAATATATGTTAAAGCTACAATAGACCCCCACTTATTCATCGCTTTTTTATTCCAAGCCGTTTGCATAATCTTATGATAAGAAACAGCAGATATTTCCCATCCTTTTCTTAAAAATTCATAATTCAGAGAGGGATAAGTCAATCCTTTTCGAATATTAATAGACATAGCTATAGAATGCAATAAGAAATCTATTTTTCCTCCAAAATGATCTAATGTTTTTTCAAACAAAATATTAAGATCTGATATGGAAGTAGCGTCTGCTGGAATTACCATCGATTTTGTTTTATGAGATAATTCATTAATTTTACCAATTCTTAAAGAAACTGGTGTATTAGTTAATACAAAAGACGCTTTTTCTTCATAAGCACGTTCCGCTACCTTCCACGCAATAGAATTTTCATCCAAGGCTCCAAATATAATTCCTTTTTTCCCTTTCAATAAATTGTAAGACATAGTTAAAAGATTTAACTAAAAATACCTATTTTTTTAATTTCATATTAAAAATGTCTTTTATGACAGGTAAATAGTCCAACTTTTCCCATGTGAAAAGTTCTACTTCTTGTTTTTTTTGACTTCCTTCTATATCCAAAAAAGACTTATATACTTTTCTTGGAGTTTTTCCCATATGTCCATACACAGATGTTTCTTCATACATTGGTTGACGCAATTTTAATCTTTTTCCTATAGCATAAGGACGTAAATCAAAAATTTGATTTATATTCGACGCAATTTTTTCATTATCTATCTTTGATTTACCATAGGTATTGACAAATATACCAATAGGTTCTGAAATTCCTGCTGCATAGGATATTTGTATCAGTAATTCATCTGAAATTCCTGCTGCAACAAGATTTTTAGCTATATGTCTAGCGGCATAAGCTCCAGATCTATCCATTTTAGATGGATCCTTCCCAGAAAAAGCTCCTCCTCCATGAGACCCTCTTCCTCCATAAGTATCCACGATAATTTTTCTTCCGGTCAGTCCAGTATCTCCATGAGGTCCTCCAATGACAAATTTTCCTGTAGAATTAATGTAATATTTTGTTTTATCTGTAAACAATTTTTTTACATTTTTTGATAGTATATTCTTCTTGACTCTTGGAATCAGAATATTTATAACATCTTGAACGATACGTTTTTGCATTCTTTCTTTCGTATCAAATTCATCATGTTGAGTTGAAATCACTATAGAGTGAATATGCACCGGTACATTTGTATTCGAATATTCCAAAGTGACTTGCGATTTTGCATCTGGACGTAAGTAAGTCATTTTTTCTCCTTCATTTCGAATTGATGAAAGTTCCCTTAATATATGATGTGAAATCTCCAATGTTAAAGGCATATAATTTTCAGTCTCTTTCACAGCATAACCAAACACAATCCCTTGATCTCCAGATGCTTGGTCTTCTTTTTTTGATCGTTGAATCCCCTCCAGTAGATCCGAAGACTGTTCTTGAATAGAAGAAATAATTCCACAAGAATCTGCATTGAATCTATATTCATTTTTAGTATATCCTATTTTTCTAAGTATATCACGAGCTATTTTTTGAACATTAACCCAAGTTTTAGAATTGACTTCTCCAGCTAATATAATTTGTCCAGTGGTCACTAAAGTTTCTATAGCTACTTTTGCATCTGGGTCAGACGCTAAAAAATGATCTAATATAGAGTCCGATATTTGGTCTGAAATTTTATCAGGATGACCTTCTGAAACAGATTCGCTGGTAAATAAATAAGCCATTTTTTTAGGACTGAGCTATTTTAAGTTCTATAAATAATTACTTGATTTGATTTTGAATTTTAATAGATTCCTGATGCAAAAGTTTAAAAATTCCTTCAAGTAATTCTTCAGAAATTCCTAAACTTCTACCTAAGTGAATAGATTTTTCCATAATTTCTTTCCATCTATCAGGTTGATAAATAGCTATATTTGAAGCTTTTTTGAAAGACCCTAATTTTTTTGAAATGTTCATTCTTTCTGCTAAAAGCGCGATAATATTTTCATCTAGTTCATCAATAACAATTCTAAAAGAATTTAAATCCCTTTTACTTTTTTGATCACATTTTTTGATATCTGTTAATTTTTTTAACATTTCCAAAAGCCTTTCCGGAGTAATTTGTTGTTGAGCATCACTCCAAGCATGATCAGGATCACAATGACTTTCAATCATTAATCCTTCATTTTGAAAATGATAAGCTTTTTTTGCTATATCAAAAATTCCTTCTTTGTTTCCGCAAATATGTGAAGGATCACATATAATGGGGATTCTAGGAAGAAGACTCCTAAAATTTAACAAAAAATTCCAATTCGGTTGATTCCGATATTTAGAGTTTTTGTAAGTATAAAAACCACGGTGGATCACTCCCAATTTTTTAATCCCTTTACTCAACAAACGTTCCAAAGCTCCTATCCATAATTCTATATCAGGATGAATTGGGTTTTTCACCAAAATAATTTTATTATTTTCTCCTTCTAGAGCATTCGCTATTTCTTGAATTGTGAAAGGACTAGCTGTACTTCTAGCTCCTATCCAAAGAACATCAATTTCAAAAGAAATAGCTAACTTAACATGTTCTGCATTCGCTACTTCTGTAGCTATCATGAATCCAGTATTTTTTTTAACTTTATGAAGCCATTCAAGTCCTTTTTTTCCAATTCCTTCAAAATTATTTGGTTTTGTCCTGGGTTTCCATATCCCAGCCCGAAATACTTGAACATAGGAAGGATTTAACCGATTGGCCGTTTCTAATATTTGTTGTTCACTTTCTGCACTACAAGGACCAGATATAATTAAAGGTTTATTTAATTTATCAATCCAGGATCTGTCTATACTATTATTCAGTTTTTCCATCACAACACATTTAATTTACACATATTTTTTATCTTTTATATTGTTCGCCTTTTTCATATATTGATCTATATTATGAAATTCTTTATTTATTAAATAATTACGAAATATTTCTAAATGATCAATATAAAAATCTATAGCTCGAATCAGATTATCTCTATTAGAAATAAAAATAGGTAACCACGTTTCAGGCTTACTCTTCGCTAAACGTGTGGTTGAATCTAATCCACTTCCCATCATATTATTAAAAATTTTTTCTTCATTTTTAAATTTTTTTAAAACTGTACTAGCTAAAGCAAAGGAGACCACATGAGGTAAATGAGATATATAAGCAATATATAAATCATGTTCTTTAGAGGGAATATAAATCATCCGCATTTTCATAAGAGAATAGATCTTTTTTGCAATAAATATTGCATCTGGATCGCTCAGTTCAGAGTCACAAATAATGCAACTTTTTTGATAAAACAGATCCGAATCAGCTGAAATAGGTCCAGAATTTTCAATTCCTGCAATAGGATGTGTTGCAACAAAACGACTTCTTTTTGGATGAGAATAAACTCGATTACAAATATCATATTTAGTAGATCCAGTATCTAAAATTACTGTATCTGCACTAATTCTATTAAGTAGACTTGGAAGTATTTTTTCTATTCCATCCACTGGGATAGACAAAATAATTACTGAAGATTGCATAATGAGATCCTGCAAAGGAATTATTTCGTCTACAATTCCAAGTTTGACTGCATATGAAGCATTTTTCTCATTCGAGTCTGTTCCTATAAATTTATCTCCAAAATTGGATTTTCGCAATCCTAAACCAATGGATCCTCCAATTAACCCTAATCCTATAATTCCAATATTCATGAAAAAATTCTATTTTTTGCTTGTTCCAAAATTTTTACTGGACAACACATAGAAAACCTGACATATCCTTTCCCATTATTTCCAAACACTCTACCAGGTGTAATAAATATGTGATGGTTTTTAAGAAATTCGTCGGACCATACACGATCATTTTTTTCTGGACCGGTTATTCTTGCCCAAACAAATATTCCAGAACTTTTTTTCGTATATTTTAAGTTTAGATAATCACATATTTCCCATATTATTTTTCTACGTTGAATATATTCTTTATTAAGTTTTTCAAACCATTTTAAATCATGATTCATAGCTTCTATAGCCCCAATTTGAATGGGATAATACATACCAGAATCCATTTGACTTTTTACTTTTAATATATTCTGAATAAATTCTTTTTTTCCTATTATCATTCCAACACGCCATCCTGGAATATTGTAACTCTTACTTAATGAATTCAATTCTAAGGCTATATCTTTGGCCCCTTTGACATTAAAGATACTTAAAGGACGTTCACTATTCAATATGAAACTATAAGGGTTATCATGAACGAGTAAAATGCGGTTTCTTTTCGCAAAAAGAATAATTTCTTCTAACTTATCAAAAGGAATTGTAGCTCCCGTAGGCATGTGAGGATAATTGACCCACATAATCTTGACCTTATTGAGATTGTTCTTTTCTAACAAGTGAATATTAGGAGACCAATTTTCATTCTCATAAAGATTATAATAAATAATTTCTGCTTCCAAAAGCCTTGATATAGATGAATAAGTAGGATATCCAGGATTTGGAATTAGGACCTGATCTCCTTTGTCTAAATAAGACATACTTATATGCATAATTCCTTCCTTAGAACCCATTAATGGCAAAATCTCATTTTTAGGATCTACATCGACTTGATATGCTTTCCCATACCAATTAGAAATGGCATTACGTAATTCTTCTATTCCAATATAGCTTTGATAAGTATTCGCATGCTTGAGTTCGGACGCTTTTTTCATTTTATGTATAACCCCTTTTGGAGGAAGTAGATCCGGATTTCCAATTCCCAAATTAATGATTTTTATGCCTTTTTCTTCAAAATGATTAATTTCCTTCATTTTTTTGGAAAAAAAGTATTCCGATACTTGATGCATTTTTTTTGCAGCTACAATCATTAGGATCTAATTCTACCATTTTTATATTCTCCCATAATAGACAATTTATGAAGACAGGGAATTTTTCTGATACTTTTTTTCATTTTTTCATAATCTTTTATATTATTGAATATAATATCCACATAAAAGGAATATTCCCAAGGTCTTTGTATTATAGGAATGGATTGGATTTTAGTCATATTGATTCCAAGACTAGATATCAGACTCAAGATCTGAGATAAACTTCCAGTAGTATGCAAGATTTTGAATATTAGTGAAGCTTTATTAAAGGAATCATTTTCTTGTTTGCAACAATTTTTAATGATAAAAAATCTAGTAAAATTGTTTGCAATAGTTTGTATATTATTGGAAATAATTTCTAGACCATATTCTTTAGCTGCATTTTCAGACGCGATGGCAGCTAAACCTTTTTTTTTGCATGTAGAAATATATTTAGCGGCAGCAGCTGTATCTGAGTATTCGGATATTTTGATATAAGGATGTGCATCTATAAATAATTCACATTGCAATATAGCCATAGGATGAGAATAAATCTCTTTAATATCTTCTATATTTTGCCCTGGATAAGCCATTAAATGATGTTGTATGGGCATATACACCTCTCCTACTATTTTCAAATTGTATTCAGATAAAAGACTGTAATTAGTCAATATCGTCCCCGCTATGGTATTTTCTATAGCCATCACTCCAATGTCTACATTGGATTTAGCAACGGAAATAGCCACTTCCCTGAAAGAAGAACATTCCATCAACTTGTAATTATATCCTTCAAAATATCTGGAAACGGCAGCATGATGAAAACACCCTTTTACCCCTTGTATAGCTATTTTTTTCATGAAACTAAAGAAAGATTGAATTACTTGGAAAAACCGAAAGTTTCATTATCAATCAAGCGGAAAAATTTGAGACAAATATAATAAATTATTCTATTTAATGCAATTTATTCTTTGAATTTTCATGAATAGATAATAAAAAGATTAAAACGGTTAACTTTATATTTTCGTGTTCTACTATTTTATTTTTATGCCAAAAAAGAAATCTTCTACAGGATGGAGAAATGAAAACAAACACCCTTCCCTTTCTGAAGTTTTTTCTTCCGTTTATGTTCCTCAACAAAAAGGAATATGGAGAAAACTTTTTGCTTTTACTGGTCCTGGACTATTGATCGCTGTAGGGTATATGGACCCAGGAAATTGGGCCACAGATATTGCTGGAGGTTCGAAATTTGGTTATATGCTTCTTTCCGTTATTTTTATATCCAATTTTTTTGCCATTATTTTGCAACATTTGGCTTTAAAATTAGGAATTGTTTGTGAGAGAGATTTAGCACAAGCTTGTAGGGATCATTATCCACCCTTTATTAATTTTACATTATGGCTATTATGTGAAATAGCCATTGCTGCTTGTGATTTAGCTGAAATAATTGGTTCTGTTTTAGCCTTAAAATTACTTTTTGGCATTCCCATTACATGGGGTGTATTAATTACAGCTATCGATGTTTTAATCATTTTGTTTTTTCAATATAAAGGTTTTAGATATATTGAAAGTGTGGTTGCTGCCTTAATATTTACAATTTTAGTTTGTTTCAGTTTTGAAATTATTAGCTCAAAACCGGAAATCTTTTCCATATTGAAAGGCATTGTTCCTAATCCAGAAATAATCAAAAATTCGCATTCTTTTTATATATCTATCGGAATATTAGGAGCGACTGTTATGCCTCACAATCTTTACCTTCACTCTAGTATCATACAAACTAGAGATTATCCACGTACTATTGAAGGAAAAAAAATGGCTATAAAATATGCAACCATAGATAGTACCTTATCTTTATCTCTAGCTTTTTTTATCAATGCGGCCATTTTAATTATATCTGCAGCCACTTTTCACAAAGCTGGACATACAGAAGTAGCAGATATTATGCATGCACACAAACTTTTAACTCCTATACTCGGTTCTAGCCTTGCTGGAGTTTTTTTTGCATTAGCTTTGCTCGCTTCAGGACAAAATTCTACACTAACTGGAACTTTAGCTGGACAAATAGTCATGGAAGGATTTTTAAATATCAGATTTAAACCTTGGATCAGAAGATTAATCACAAGACTGATAGCTATTGTTCCGGCTATGATCGCTTCTATTGTTTATGGAGAAAAAGGAACAGCTGAATTATTAATAATTAGTCAAATAATTTTATCAATACAATTAAGTTTCGCTATTGTTCCATTAGTTTATTTTACAGGAGATTCTAAAAAAATGGGACCATTTGT
This sequence is a window from Blattabacterium cuenoti. Protein-coding genes within it:
- a CDS encoding enoyl-ACP reductase FabI gives rise to the protein MSYNLLKGKKGIIFGALDENSIAWKVAERAYEEKASFVLTNTPVSLRIGKINELSHKTKSMVIPADATSISDLNILFEKTLDHFGGKIDFLLHSIAMSINIRKGLTYPSLNYEFLRKGWEISAVSYHKIMQTAWNKKAMNKWGSIVALTYIASQRSFPHYGDMSDYKSYLESITRNFGYHWGIKEKVRVNTVSQSPSLTRAAKAIKGFDEFFILSEKISPLGNASAEDCANYIITLFSDLTRKVTMQNLYHDGGFSNTGISETMIS
- the metK gene encoding methionine adenosyltransferase; protein product: MAYLFTSESVSEGHPDKISDQISDSILDHFLASDPDAKVAIETLVTTGQIILAGEVNSKTWVNVQKIARDILRKIGYTKNEYRFNADSCGIISSIQEQSSDLLEGIQRSKKEDQASGDQGIVFGYAVKETENYMPLTLEISHHILRELSSIRNEGEKMTYLRPDAKSQVTLEYSNTNVPVHIHSIVISTQHDEFDTKERMQKRIVQDVINILIPRVKKNILSKNVKKLFTDKTKYYINSTGKFVIGGPHGDTGLTGRKIIVDTYGGRGSHGGGAFSGKDPSKMDRSGAYAARHIAKNLVAAGISDELLIQISYAAGISEPIGIFVNTYGKSKIDNEKIASNINQIFDLRPYAIGKRLKLRQPMYEETSVYGHMGKTPRKVYKSFLDIEGSQKKQEVELFTWEKLDYLPVIKDIFNMKLKK
- a CDS encoding bifunctional 3-deoxy-7-phosphoheptulonate synthase/chorismate mutase type II; the encoded protein is MEKLNNSIDRSWIDKLNKPLIISGPCSAESEQQILETANRLNPSYVQVFRAGIWKPRTKPNNFEGIGKKGLEWLHKVKKNTGFMIATEVANAEHVKLAISFEIDVLWIGARSTASPFTIQEIANALEGENNKIILVKNPIHPDIELWIGALERLLSKGIKKLGVIHRGFYTYKNSKYRNQPNWNFLLNFRSLLPRIPIICDPSHICGNKEGIFDIAKKAYHFQNEGLMIESHCDPDHAWSDAQQQITPERLLEMLKKLTDIKKCDQKSKRDLNSFRIVIDELDENIIALLAERMNISKKLGSFKKASNIAIYQPDRWKEIMEKSIHLGRSLGISEELLEGIFKLLHQESIKIQNQIK
- a CDS encoding prephenate dehydrogenase translates to MNIGIIGLGLIGGSIGLGLRKSNFGDKFIGTDSNEKNASYAVKLGIVDEIIPLQDLIMQSSVIILSIPVDGIEKILPSLLNRISADTVILDTGSTKYDICNRVYSHPKRSRFVATHPIAGIENSGPISADSDLFYQKSCIICDSELSDPDAIFIAKKIYSLMKMRMIYIPSKEHDLYIAYISHLPHVVSFALASTVLKKFKNEEKIFNNMMGSGLDSTTRLAKSKPETWLPIFISNRDNLIRAIDFYIDHLEIFRNYLINKEFHNIDQYMKKANNIKDKKYV
- a CDS encoding pyridoxal phosphate-dependent aminotransferase → MIVAAKKMHQVSEYFFSKKMKEINHFEEKGIKIINLGIGNPDLLPPKGVIHKMKKASELKHANTYQSYIGIEELRNAISNWYGKAYQVDVDPKNEILPLMGSKEGIMHISMSYLDKGDQVLIPNPGYPTYSSISRLLEAEIIYYNLYENENWSPNIHLLEKNNLNKVKIMWVNYPHMPTGATIPFDKLEEIILFAKRNRILLVHDNPYSFILNSERPLSIFNVKGAKDIALELNSLSKSYNIPGWRVGMIIGKKEFIQNILKVKSQMDSGMYYPIQIGAIEAMNHDLKWFEKLNKEYIQRRKIIWEICDYLNLKYTKKSSGIFVWARITGPEKNDRVWSDEFLKNHHIFITPGRVFGNNGKGYVRFSMCCPVKILEQAKNRIFS
- a CDS encoding prephenate dehydratase, with product MKKIAIQGVKGCFHHAAVSRYFEGYNYKLMECSSFREVAISVAKSNVDIGVMAIENTIAGTILTNYSLLSEYNLKIVGEVYMPIQHHLMAYPGQNIEDIKEIYSHPMAILQCELFIDAHPYIKISEYSDTAAAAKYISTCKKKGLAAIASENAAKEYGLEIISNNIQTIANNFTRFFIIKNCCKQENDSFNKASLIFKILHTTGSLSQILSLISSLGINMTKIQSIPIIQRPWEYSFYVDIIFNNIKDYEKMKKSIRKIPCLHKLSIMGEYKNGRIRS
- a CDS encoding Nramp family divalent metal transporter, whose amino-acid sequence is MPKKKSSTGWRNENKHPSLSEVFSSVYVPQQKGIWRKLFAFTGPGLLIAVGYMDPGNWATDIAGGSKFGYMLLSVIFISNFFAIILQHLALKLGIVCERDLAQACRDHYPPFINFTLWLLCEIAIAACDLAEIIGSVLALKLLFGIPITWGVLITAIDVLIILFFQYKGFRYIESVVAALIFTILVCFSFEIISSKPEIFSILKGIVPNPEIIKNSHSFYISIGILGATVMPHNLYLHSSIIQTRDYPRTIEGKKMAIKYATIDSTLSLSLAFFINAAILIISAATFHKAGHTEVADIMHAHKLLTPILGSSLAGVFFALALLASGQNSTLTGTLAGQIVMEGFLNIRFKPWIRRLITRLIAIVPAMIASIVYGEKGTAELLIISQIILSIQLSFAIVPLVYFTGDSKKMGPFVNGPILKISAWLITIIVIFLNLFLLYNIFL